One segment of Salvia splendens isolate huo1 chromosome 20, SspV2, whole genome shotgun sequence DNA contains the following:
- the LOC121782549 gene encoding protein GLUTAMINE DUMPER 1-like — protein MLGLIAFALLILACSYWKLSAAEDGDAESRAGEKGEGGSAEKALPVFEEKFLVIMAGEVKPTYLATPRNASFCGEEEEEKVKKDDGNVVENGEQLQLRQQEQNQSTTTTIS, from the coding sequence ATGCTCGGCTTGATCGCCTTCGCCCTCCTCATCCTCGCCTGCTCCTACTGGAAGCTCTCCGCCGCAGAAGATGGAGACGCGGAGAGCAGAGCAGGCGAGAAGGGCGAAGGCGGCTCGGCCGAGAAGGCTCTGCCGGTTTTCGAAGAGAAGTTCTTAGTGATCATGGCCGGTGAAGTCAAGCCTACTTACCTCGCCACCCCTCGAAATGCTTCATTTtgtggagaagaagaagaggagaaggTGAAGAAAGATGATGGAAATGTAGTGGAAAATGGAGAGCAGTTACAATTGAGGCAACAAGAGCAAAACCAatcaactactactactattagttAA
- the LOC121782548 gene encoding transcription initiation factor TFIID subunit 10-like isoform X1, with the protein MNGQTSHQQPKDGRHDDDTALTEFLASLMDYTPTIPDELVEHYLAKSGFQCPDTRLTRLVAVATQKFIADVATDALQQCKARPAVIKDKRDKQQKEKRLILTMEDLSKALREYGVNVKHQEYFADTPTAGLDPASRDE; encoded by the exons ATGAACGGCCAAACCAGCCATCAGCAACCCAAGGATGGGCGCCACGACGACGATACTGCGCTCACTGAATTCCTCGCTTCTTTAATGGATTATACCCCCACG ATACCTGATGAATTGGTGGAGCATTACTTGGCGAAAAGTGGATTCCAGTGCCCCGACACCCGATT GACTAGGTTGGTAGCAGTTGCAACACAGAAGTTCATTGCAGATGTGGCAACTGATGCACTTCA GCAGTGTAAGGCAAGGCCAGCTGTAATCAAGGACAAAAGAGATAAACAGCAAAAG GAGAAGCGTTTGATCTTGACCATGGAGGATCTGTCCAAGGCTCTACGAGAG TATGGTGTGAATGTCAAACACCAAGAATACTTTGCTGACACTCCAACGGCTGGTTTAGATCCCGCTTCGAGAGATGAGTGA
- the LOC121782548 gene encoding transcription initiation factor TFIID subunit 10-like isoform X2, with amino-acid sequence MNGQTSHQQPKDGRHDDDTALTEFLASLMDYTPTIPDELVEHYLAKSGFQCPDTRLQCKARPAVIKDKRDKQQKEKRLILTMEDLSKALREYGVNVKHQEYFADTPTAGLDPASRDE; translated from the exons ATGAACGGCCAAACCAGCCATCAGCAACCCAAGGATGGGCGCCACGACGACGATACTGCGCTCACTGAATTCCTCGCTTCTTTAATGGATTATACCCCCACG ATACCTGATGAATTGGTGGAGCATTACTTGGCGAAAAGTGGATTCCAGTGCCCCGACACCCGATT GCAGTGTAAGGCAAGGCCAGCTGTAATCAAGGACAAAAGAGATAAACAGCAAAAG GAGAAGCGTTTGATCTTGACCATGGAGGATCTGTCCAAGGCTCTACGAGAG TATGGTGTGAATGTCAAACACCAAGAATACTTTGCTGACACTCCAACGGCTGGTTTAGATCCCGCTTCGAGAGATGAGTGA
- the LOC121782545 gene encoding uncharacterized protein At1g32220, chloroplastic-like isoform X2 codes for MSRLIQYSRLSLPRFSIAASTNGRFFSTGPDKPTSPNGYVKPNKIEEAETVEVPPPPTEKLLVLGGNGFVGSNVCKEALNRGLTVASLSRSGRPSIQESWANRVMWHQGNLFLSESWKDALKGVTSIISCVGGFGSNSQMYKINGTANINAIRAASKAGVKRFVYISAADFGLVNYLLQGYYEGKRAAETELLTRYPYGGVILRPGFIHGTRRVGSMKLPLGVIGTPLETVLQYTKALNQIPLVGPLLTPPVSVSAVAKVAVRAATDPVFPPGIVDVYGIQRYGQQQR; via the exons ATGTCTCGATTAATTCAGTATTCGAGACTCTCGCTCCCCAGATTCtc TATAGCCGCATCAACAAATGGGCGTTTTTTCTCTACCGGTCCTGATAAACCTACGAGCCCTAATGGTTATGTAAAACCTAATAAAATTGAGGAAGCGGAGACAGTTGAAGTCCCTCCTCCTCCAACAGAGAAG tTGCTTGTGCTTGGGGGAAATGGATTTGTTGGTTCTAATGTCTGCAAGGAAGCTTTGAATCGTGGTTTGACTGTCGCTAGCCTCAGCAG GTCAGGAAGACCCTCGATACAAGAATCATGGGCTAACAGAGTAATGTGGCATCAAG GTAACCTTTTTTTGTCTGAGTCGTGGAAGGATGCGCTGAAAGGAGTTACATCAATT ATTTCTTGTGTTGGTGGGTTTGGTTCCAATTCACAGATGTACAAAATCAATGGAACTGCAAATATTAATGCTATTAGAGCTGCTTCAAAAGCAG GTGTAAAGAGGTTTGTATATATCTCTGCTGCTGATTTTGGCCTCGTGAATTATCTTCTCCAAGGATATTACGAAGGAAAG CGAGCCGCTGAGACGGAGCTACTCACCAGGTATCCATACGGAG GAGTAATATTGAGGCCGGGATTCATTCATGGAACTCGTCGTGTTGGGAGCATGAAGTTACCACTCGGTGTCATTGGGACTCCTTTGGAGACG GTGCTCCAGTATACTAAAGCTCTGAACCAGATTCCCCTTGTTGGTCCTCTATTAACCCCGCCTGTTAGTGTCAGTGCTGTGGCTAAGGTTGCTGTGAGAGCAGCGACTGACCCCGTATTCCCTCCGGGCATCGTTGATGTTTACGGGATACAACGGTACGGCCAGCAGCAGAGATGA
- the LOC121782545 gene encoding uncharacterized protein At1g32220, chloroplastic-like isoform X1 produces the protein MSRLIQYSRLSLPRFSIAASTNGRFFSTGPDKPTSPNGYVKPNKIEEAETVEVPPPPTEKLLVLGGNGFVGSNVCKEALNRGLTVASLSRSGRPSIQESWANRVMWHQGNLFLSESWKDALKGVTSIISCVGGFGSNSQMYKINGTANINAIRAASKAGVKRFVYISAADFGLVNYLLQGYYEGKRAAETELLTRYPYGAGVILRPGFIHGTRRVGSMKLPLGVIGTPLETVLQYTKALNQIPLVGPLLTPPVSVSAVAKVAVRAATDPVFPPGIVDVYGIQRYGQQQR, from the exons ATGTCTCGATTAATTCAGTATTCGAGACTCTCGCTCCCCAGATTCtc TATAGCCGCATCAACAAATGGGCGTTTTTTCTCTACCGGTCCTGATAAACCTACGAGCCCTAATGGTTATGTAAAACCTAATAAAATTGAGGAAGCGGAGACAGTTGAAGTCCCTCCTCCTCCAACAGAGAAG tTGCTTGTGCTTGGGGGAAATGGATTTGTTGGTTCTAATGTCTGCAAGGAAGCTTTGAATCGTGGTTTGACTGTCGCTAGCCTCAGCAG GTCAGGAAGACCCTCGATACAAGAATCATGGGCTAACAGAGTAATGTGGCATCAAG GTAACCTTTTTTTGTCTGAGTCGTGGAAGGATGCGCTGAAAGGAGTTACATCAATT ATTTCTTGTGTTGGTGGGTTTGGTTCCAATTCACAGATGTACAAAATCAATGGAACTGCAAATATTAATGCTATTAGAGCTGCTTCAAAAGCAG GTGTAAAGAGGTTTGTATATATCTCTGCTGCTGATTTTGGCCTCGTGAATTATCTTCTCCAAGGATATTACGAAGGAAAG CGAGCCGCTGAGACGGAGCTACTCACCAGGTATCCATACGGAG CAGGAGTAATATTGAGGCCGGGATTCATTCATGGAACTCGTCGTGTTGGGAGCATGAAGTTACCACTCGGTGTCATTGGGACTCCTTTGGAGACG GTGCTCCAGTATACTAAAGCTCTGAACCAGATTCCCCTTGTTGGTCCTCTATTAACCCCGCCTGTTAGTGTCAGTGCTGTGGCTAAGGTTGCTGTGAGAGCAGCGACTGACCCCGTATTCCCTCCGGGCATCGTTGATGTTTACGGGATACAACGGTACGGCCAGCAGCAGAGATGA
- the LOC121782539 gene encoding histidine kinase 5-like, translated as MVEEIMGCAIETGESEEMDIVLSSMWPEDMNEAGRQFNVERPGVDKDMLEEVTIKREPDIVDFERLMELASYTEKGNWQLANLVRNWEYKQENAVRLLREELDTLSRQQRQVELKKLEILEEHRFERDGYGGNKRPISILDENLKYLYQDAPRRKRDTVFQDEKISVDAEYDSMVYWKQHAMNLEKLLEASLRREQVLMGKLQESIEKLEKQSSPVEELSQVLNRADNFLHFVLQNAPVVIGHQDKELRYRFIFNHFPSLREEDIIGKTDVEIFTGSGVKESQDFKQEVLERGLPAKREITFETELFGSKTFLIYVEPVFSKAGETIGVNYMGMEVTDQVRKREKMAKIREEMAVQKAKETELNKTIHITEESMRAKEMLATMSHEIRSPLSGVVSMAEILSNTKLDKEQRQQVNVMMSSGDLVLRIINDILDLSKVESGVMKLEAAKFRPREVVKHVLQTAAASLQKLLTLEGNVADDVPVEVIGDVLRIRQILTNLVSNAIKFTREGTVGIKLYVVPEPHNLSKQKSWKAPADQSSDSANTRKDSSLSRSQRGNHGCHEGEGIGDKNELKNMLNDQERDGTPTKEDKASHSNPQESVVWIRCDVYDTGIGIPEHAIPTLFKKYTQAGADTARKYGGTGLGLAICKQLVELMGGQLTVSSVEDKGSTFMFILPYKVSAVSDSSDELSDMDNQEVSDDEDLHAGSFLFEPRTLGLLSSQSSGRIQKLSPITYGIDPTQNYDGLLEDSSSPSSSITCQEMSSEEDAYLAAMDTSSEVDVSLNQSLNSDNLDSAEKNEQTHRCSEISQPSVTQERCQTEAQTEGSSECSSRKSNEGQKAEVKPKILLVEDNKINVIVAKSMMKQLGHNIDIVNNGAEAVRAVQCKDYDLILMDVCMPVMNGLQATRLIRSFEETGSWDGAVKAGVELQLPPQHSSPKFQQEIPRKRTPIIAMTANALSESADDCFANGMDSFVSKPVNFQNLKQCLQQYIPD; from the exons ATGGTAGAAGAAATTATGGGTTGCGCTATTGAGACCGGCGAGTCAGAAGAGATGGACATAGTCCTCTCTTCGATGTGGCCGGAGGACATGAATGAGGCCGGGAGGCAGTTCAATGTGGAGAGGCCAGGAGTGGATAAAGACATGCTGGAGGAGGTGACTATCAAGAGGGAGCCCGACATAGTTGATTTCGAGCGTCTCATGGAGCTTGCCAGCTACACTGAAAAGGGGAACTGGCAGCTGGCTAACTTGGTGAGGAATTGGGAATACAAGCAGGAGAATGCTGTGCGCCTCCTGAGAGAGGAGCTCGACACCCTCAGCAGGCAGCAGCGACAAGTCGAGCTCAAGAAGTTGGAGATATTGGAGGAACATCGGTTTGAAAGAGATGGGTACGGTGGAAACAAGCGTCCTATCTCCATTCTTGATGAGAATCTCAAGTACTTGTATCAAGATGCTCCGAGGAGGAAGCGTGACACTGTCTTCCAGGATGAGAAAATAAGCGTCGATGCTGAATATGACAGTATGGTTTACTGGAAGCAACATGCTATGAATCTAGAGAAACTCCTAGAGGCTAGTCTTAGACGAGAGCAAGTTTTGATGGGGAAATTGCAGGAGAGTATTGAGAAACTGGAAAAGCAGTCGAGCCCCGTTGAGGAACTGTCACAGGTTTTGAATAGAGCAGATAATTTCTTGCATTTTGTCTTGCAGAATGCTCCAGTTGTCATAGGCCATCAG GATAAAGAACTGCGCTACCGATTCATCTTTAACCATTTCCCGAGTTTGCGCGAGGAG GATATCATAGGCAAAACAGATGTTGAGATCTTCACCGGCTCTGGTGTAAAGGAATCCCAAGACTTTAAACAAGAAGTGCTGGAAAGAGGATTACCTGCAAAGAGAGAAATCACATTTGAAACTGAGCTGTTTGGATCAAAAACCTTCTTAATCTACGTAGAACCGGTTTTCAGCAAGGCTGGAGAGACAATTGGTGTAAATTATATGGGAATGGAAGTGACTGATCAG GTGCGAAAAAGAGAGAAGATGGCAAAGATTAGAGAAGAAATGGCTGTACAAAAAGCTAAGGAGACGGAGCTCAACAAGACAATTCATATCACAG AGGAATCAATGCGTGCGAAAGAAATGTTGGCTACCATGTCTCATGAGATAAGATCTCCTCTATCTGGAGTCGTGAGCATGGCTGAGATTCTTTCCAATACTAAGCTCGACAAAGAGCAGCGACAGCAGGTGAACGTCATGATGTCTTCTGGTGATTTGGTTCTTCGAATAATCAATGACATCCTTGATCTTTCTAAGGTTGAGTCAG GAGTTATGAAACTGGAAGCTGCAAAATTTAGACCAAGAGAGGTAGTTAAACATGTGTTGCAGACAGCAGCTGCATCGCTACAGAAATTACTAACCTTAGAAGGAAATGTAGCAGATGATGTTCCTGTGGAG GTGATTGGAGATGTTCTAAGGATTCGCCAGATTCTAACAAACTTGGTCAG CAATGCCATCAAATTCACTCGCGAGGGAACGGTTGGGATAAAGCTTTATGTAGTGCCAGAGCCGCACAATTTAAGCAAACAAAAGTCTTGGAAAGCTCCTGCAGATCAGTCCTCTGATTCAGCAAACACAAGAAAAGACTCATCTTTGAGTCGAAGCCAGAGAGGCAATCATGGATGTCATGAGGGAGAAGGTATTGgtgataaaaatgaattaaaaaacaTGCTGAACGATCAAGAGAGAGATGGGACACCAACGAAAGAAGACAAAGCTAGCCATTCTAATCCTCAAGAATCAGTAGTGTGGATTCGCTGTGATGTTTATGACACAGGGATCGGAATACCAG AGCATGCGATTCCCACTCTGTTTAAGAAATACACGCAAGCAGGTGCGGATACTGCTAGAAAGTACGGTGGGACAGGATTAGGACTTGCAATCTGTAAACAATTG GTTGAGCTCATGGGTGGTCAACTAACTGTATCAAGCGTAGAAGACAAAGGGTCTACTTTCATGTTTATACTACCCTATAAAGTTTCAGCAGTCTCTGATAGTTCAGACGAGCTCTCGGATATGGATAACCAAGAGGTCTCAGATGATGAAGATTTACACGCAGGAAGTTTTCTGTTTGAACCGCGCACTTTGGGTTTACTTTCGTCTCAAAGTTCCGGTAGGATCCAAAAGCTCTCGCCAATCACCTATGGCATTGATCCCACACAGAATTACGATGGTTTGTTGGAGGATTCTTCGTCACCCTCTAGTAGCATTACATGTCAGGAGATGAGTTCAGAGGAAGATGCGTATTTAGCTGCCATGGACACATCTTCTGAAGTTGATGTTTCACTGAACCAGAGCTTAAATTCTGATAACTTAGATTCAGCTGAAAAGAATGAACAAACACACCGCTGTAGTGAAATATCCCAGCCGAGCGTTACCCAAGAAAGATGTCAAACTGAGGCTCAAACAGAGGGAAGTTCCGAGTGTTCTTCCAGAAAGAGCAATGAAGGTCAAAAGGCTGAGGTCAAACCGAAGATCCTTCTCGTGGAAGATAACAAGATCAACGTGATTGTTGCCAAGTCGATGATGAAGCAGTTGGGACACAACATAGATATTGTCAATAACGGAGCAGAAGCTGTGCGTGCAGTTCAATGCAAAGATTACGATCTCATTCTAATG GATGTATGCATGCCAGTGATGAATGGACTTCAAGCCACAAGATTGATACGATCTTTTGAGGAAACGGGTAGTTGGGATGGCGCAGTGAAAGCAGGAGTGGAGTTGCAGTTACCACCCCAACATTCTTCACCAAAATTTCAGCAGGAAATACCAAGAAAGAGGACACCAATCATTGCA ATGACAGCAAATGCATTATCAGAGAGTGCTGATGATTGCTTTGCTAATGGTATGGATTCATTTGTATCAAAGCCGGTTAATTTCCAGAACTTAAAGCAGTGTTTGCAGCAATATATACCAGACtag